One window from the genome of Mycolicibacterium gadium encodes:
- a CDS encoding LLM class flavin-dependent oxidoreductase: MNKPEIGVYLPQMGFTYEQVLHRTLRCEQLGIDSIWLYDHLYAPGMPEYPSMEAWTLATALLSRTERIRVGHMVLCNQFRHPAVLAKMATTLDQISVGRLALGIGSGSIEDEHSRLGLPWGTFAERSERLGETLQILHQAFADEVIDFSGEHFVVKDMPIKPGPAQQPGPPIVVGGVGEKYTLPLVARYADVWNVPTYALGELEHKISVLRALCDAIGRDPSTIVMSIEAVMALAADDTSLPGVRGLAEKRFGIPAFGLEEGGLVGTPPAIVDRLHDLQEMGFGQIVLFTHDRGSDETLDLLAAEVVANL, encoded by the coding sequence ATGAACAAGCCGGAGATCGGGGTGTACCTGCCTCAAATGGGCTTCACCTACGAGCAGGTGCTGCATCGGACGCTGCGGTGCGAACAACTCGGAATCGACTCGATCTGGCTCTACGACCACCTCTACGCACCCGGCATGCCGGAGTACCCGTCGATGGAGGCGTGGACGCTGGCCACCGCGCTGCTCAGCCGCACCGAACGGATCAGGGTCGGACACATGGTGTTATGCAACCAGTTTCGCCATCCCGCGGTGCTGGCCAAGATGGCGACCACGCTGGATCAGATCTCGGTGGGCAGGCTCGCGCTCGGCATCGGCAGCGGATCCATCGAGGATGAGCATTCCCGCCTTGGGTTGCCGTGGGGCACCTTCGCCGAACGGTCCGAACGCCTCGGCGAGACGCTGCAGATCCTGCATCAGGCCTTCGCCGACGAGGTGATCGATTTCAGCGGAGAGCATTTCGTCGTCAAGGACATGCCGATCAAACCCGGCCCGGCGCAACAGCCCGGACCGCCGATCGTCGTCGGCGGTGTCGGCGAAAAGTACACGCTGCCGTTGGTCGCACGCTACGCCGATGTCTGGAACGTCCCGACGTATGCGTTGGGCGAACTCGAGCACAAGATCTCCGTGTTGCGGGCGCTGTGCGACGCGATCGGTCGGGACCCGTCGACGATCGTGATGTCGATCGAGGCGGTGATGGCTTTGGCCGCCGACGACACATCTCTGCCGGGTGTGCGCGGGCTCGCCGAGAAGCGTTTCGGTATACCGGCGTTCGGGCTCGAGGAAGGTGGTCTCGTCGGCACGCCGCCGGCGATCGTCGACCGGTTACACGACCTTCAGGAAATGGGTTTCGGCCAGATCGTGTTGTTCACCCACGACCGCGGATCCGACGAGACACTCGACCTGCTCGCCGCCGAGGTGGTCGCAAACCTCTGA
- a CDS encoding cytochrome P450, whose amino-acid sequence MPRTRSGVPTYGSNIYTTDAIVDPYPHYAALRKLGPVVWLSRHRVYALPTFAECKAVLRDDTTFASEKGVALNALTNRLSRGTTLVSDGAEHDQRRKLVAHRLLPRALRGIDEDVQAQAAKVVDVALTRAEVDGVEDLAFALPMAVVPDLIGWPREQRTHLLSWGAATFDVLGPMNRRALRSIPASLRMLGYARRVVHDRSLIEGSVGHELLLAADAGKVSRAECAPLMIDYIAPSLDTTISAISNALHLFASHPDQWQLVREDPGIIPNAVNEIVRFESPLRAFGRRVTVDTDIAGHRIPAGAQVLVLYSSANRDELEWDTPDTFDIRRDATRHLGFGHGTHACAGQGLARLETQAMLRALADRVERIELAGPPTWALNNIIRRHERLPLRLIGA is encoded by the coding sequence ATGCCTAGAACGCGCAGCGGCGTCCCCACCTACGGATCGAACATCTACACCACCGACGCGATTGTCGACCCGTACCCGCACTACGCTGCCCTGCGCAAGCTCGGACCCGTCGTCTGGCTGTCCAGACACCGCGTGTACGCGTTGCCGACGTTCGCCGAATGCAAGGCGGTGCTGCGCGACGATACGACCTTCGCCTCCGAAAAGGGCGTGGCGCTCAACGCGCTGACCAATCGTCTCTCCCGCGGCACGACGCTGGTGAGTGACGGCGCCGAACACGACCAGCGACGCAAGCTGGTCGCGCACCGCCTCCTGCCCCGTGCCCTGCGCGGCATCGACGAAGACGTTCAGGCGCAGGCCGCCAAGGTGGTCGACGTCGCGCTGACACGCGCCGAGGTGGACGGTGTCGAGGACCTCGCGTTCGCATTGCCCATGGCGGTGGTACCCGATCTGATCGGCTGGCCGCGCGAACAGCGCACCCACCTACTATCTTGGGGTGCAGCCACTTTCGACGTCCTCGGCCCGATGAACAGGCGAGCGCTGCGGTCCATACCGGCAAGCCTTCGAATGCTCGGCTATGCCCGACGCGTGGTGCATGACCGCAGCCTGATCGAGGGCAGCGTCGGCCATGAGCTGCTGCTCGCGGCCGACGCCGGCAAGGTGTCCCGCGCCGAGTGCGCCCCGCTGATGATCGACTACATCGCCCCGTCGCTCGATACCACGATCAGCGCGATCTCCAATGCGCTGCACCTGTTCGCCTCGCACCCCGACCAGTGGCAGCTGGTCAGGGAGGACCCCGGGATCATCCCCAACGCGGTCAACGAGATCGTCCGCTTCGAGTCGCCGCTGCGGGCGTTCGGCCGCCGCGTCACCGTCGACACCGACATCGCCGGACACCGGATACCCGCGGGTGCACAGGTCCTGGTCCTGTACTCCTCGGCCAATCGCGACGAACTCGAATGGGATACCCCCGACACGTTCGACATCCGGCGCGACGCCACTCGCCACCTCGGGTTCGGTCACGGCACCCACGCCTGCGCGGGACAAGGGTTGGCGCGGTTGGAGACCCAGGCGATGCTGCGAGCACTGGCCGACCGTGTCGAACGGATCGAGTTGGCGGGACCGCCGACGTGGGCGCTCAACAACATCATCCGCCGACACGAACGGCTTCCCCTCAGGCTGATCGGCGCCTGA
- the mhpA gene encoding bifunctional 3-(3-hydroxy-phenyl)propionate/3-hydroxycinnamic acid hydroxylase MhpA, with the protein MTPEDSPAVVVVGAGPTGATAATLLAQYGIRCLILERWGAVYPQPRAVHLDDEICRIVARLGIADEFSAISRPAQGLRLLDPSMRVLAEFRRETALSVNGFPQANMFDQPDLEALLRANLKSYPCVELRGDVEVVDVAEQHDGRVRVTYIDRTDDSTHVVDTGYLLGCDGANSVVRNQIGSCMHDMKFDQRWLVVDAATDADLDQWDGVHQVCDPMRAGTYMRIGPSRYRWEFRLLPGESADEFRSIQALRPLIAPWTSNVTDDDIELIRVTEYTFRARIADRWRRGNIFLLGDAAHLTPPFVGQGLGAGLRDAMNLAWKLAGVITGELPPATLDSYEQERQPHARHMIRLALTVGWAMTAGGEWGNLARRVLVTRLRFVPGMRGKILDSRTPALHRSAYVRSRRVPGNLAGTLCPNSVCSDGHRLDDVLGDGFSVITSVTPTAAQHSTLDARGVAVHIASPGSELGQWLRRGHAAAAILRPDRTVMYAARDARKIYRVLPTFTCGKRIRSHA; encoded by the coding sequence GTGACGCCGGAGGATTCGCCTGCCGTTGTCGTCGTGGGAGCGGGGCCCACCGGCGCGACGGCCGCTACTCTGTTGGCGCAGTATGGTATTCGCTGTCTGATCCTCGAAAGGTGGGGTGCGGTCTATCCACAGCCGCGTGCGGTGCATCTCGACGACGAGATCTGCCGCATTGTCGCGCGTCTCGGAATCGCCGATGAGTTCTCCGCGATCTCACGGCCGGCCCAAGGTCTTCGTCTGCTCGACCCCTCGATGCGGGTGCTCGCCGAGTTCCGCCGCGAGACCGCGTTGTCGGTCAACGGTTTTCCGCAGGCCAACATGTTCGACCAGCCCGACCTCGAGGCGCTGCTGCGCGCCAACCTGAAAAGCTACCCCTGCGTCGAACTGCGAGGCGACGTCGAGGTCGTTGACGTCGCCGAACAACACGACGGCCGCGTCCGGGTCACCTACATCGACCGAACCGATGACTCCACGCATGTCGTCGACACCGGCTATCTGCTGGGTTGCGACGGCGCAAACAGCGTCGTGCGCAACCAGATCGGCAGCTGCATGCACGACATGAAGTTCGACCAGCGCTGGCTCGTCGTCGATGCGGCCACCGACGCCGATCTAGACCAGTGGGACGGCGTGCATCAGGTGTGCGATCCGATGCGGGCCGGTACGTACATGCGGATCGGACCCTCACGGTATCGCTGGGAATTCCGGCTCCTGCCCGGCGAATCGGCCGACGAGTTCCGGAGCATCCAAGCACTGCGCCCGCTGATCGCCCCATGGACGTCGAACGTCACCGACGACGACATCGAGTTGATTCGCGTCACCGAATACACCTTTCGTGCCCGGATCGCCGACCGGTGGCGACGCGGCAACATCTTCCTGTTGGGCGACGCCGCACATCTCACCCCGCCGTTCGTCGGCCAGGGCCTCGGTGCGGGCTTGCGCGACGCGATGAACCTGGCGTGGAAACTCGCCGGCGTCATCACCGGCGAGCTTCCGCCTGCCACTCTCGACAGTTACGAGCAGGAACGCCAACCACACGCGCGGCACATGATTCGGCTCGCGTTGACCGTCGGCTGGGCCATGACGGCGGGCGGGGAATGGGGCAACCTCGCCCGGCGAGTGCTGGTGACCCGTCTGCGGTTCGTTCCCGGTATGCGCGGCAAGATCCTGGATAGCCGCACCCCCGCACTACATCGTTCGGCCTACGTACGATCGAGGCGCGTGCCGGGAAACCTGGCGGGCACACTGTGCCCGAATTCGGTGTGCAGCGACGGCCATCGACTCGACGATGTGCTCGGCGACGGGTTCTCGGTCATCACGTCGGTGACGCCGACCGCCGCGCAGCACTCGACGCTCGACGCCCGTGGCGTCGCGGTCCACATCGCTTCGCCCGGATCGGAACTCGGCCAGTGGCTTCGCCGCGGTCACGCCGCAGCGGCGATCTTGCGGCCGGACCGCACGGTCATGTATGCCGCACGCGACGCGCGCAAGATCTATCGCGTGCTCCCGACCTTCACATGCGGCAAAAGGATCCGATCCCATGCCTAG
- a CDS encoding GAP family protein: MSTVLSQVLAPAMVVAISPFSIIIAIFLVLHTDRPRANGWAFLAGRLLALAAVTALFLQAPRLIGGLNRPVSPRVLIVVGGIVIVIGVWVWFRRDGMTEEPPWLVKFSRLTPVGAAAIGALLVLTNPKMLAATAAAGLLIGAAGVSISVATGATVYYSAIASSTVAVPVLAYMAVGTRADDQLTRFKEWLHRRSGLVTAVILLAVGITLLIVGFSDLQTEGA; the protein is encoded by the coding sequence ATGTCGACAGTTCTGAGCCAGGTCCTGGCACCGGCGATGGTGGTTGCGATATCGCCGTTCTCGATCATCATCGCCATCTTTCTGGTGCTCCACACCGATCGCCCCCGCGCGAACGGCTGGGCGTTCCTGGCGGGCAGGCTACTCGCCCTTGCCGCGGTGACCGCCCTGTTCCTGCAGGCGCCTCGACTGATCGGCGGCCTGAATCGGCCCGTCTCTCCGCGGGTGCTCATCGTGGTCGGCGGCATCGTCATCGTGATCGGGGTATGGGTGTGGTTTCGGCGCGACGGGATGACGGAGGAACCGCCATGGCTCGTCAAGTTCAGTCGGCTCACCCCCGTCGGGGCCGCCGCGATCGGGGCATTGCTCGTCCTGACAAATCCGAAGATGTTGGCCGCCACCGCCGCGGCCGGGCTGTTGATCGGCGCCGCAGGCGTCAGCATCTCCGTGGCAACCGGCGCCACCGTCTATTACTCTGCGATCGCCAGTTCGACGGTCGCGGTCCCGGTGCTCGCGTACATGGCGGTGGGTACGCGGGCCGACGACCAACTCACCCGATTCAAGGAGTGGCTGCACCGACGCAGCGGACTCGTCACGGCCGTCATCCTCTTGGCGGTCGGAATCACCCTGCTGATCGTGGGATTCAGCGACCTGCAAACCGAAGGAGCATGA
- a CDS encoding acyl-CoA dehydrogenase family protein — protein MDFSRVELSADDQAFQDELRALLKTLVTDDVIRRDRETGENFDEGVHLALGEAGYLAAEFNDEADGGFSRLRRRLWNLEIGRAHTPWFHWGTTAMVARAVREFGSDELKAEVLERALSGRIRLCLGYTEPEGGSDVATCKTRAVRDNDGWIINGSKMFTSNAQNAAYVFLITNTNPSAPKHQSLTMFLVPLDSPGVEIQPLRTVDGDRTNITYYSDVRVDDRYRVGEVNGGWTVLRDALNDEHGTVERRADGLQKIAAMAEHLVLLAEAIDKVAPLVGDDDAVKYRLGRGIARMEAAMSTPDMFGRVANAQTMRDVSLDLMDIQGTVSTLPVDAHGAQAAGGAEYVFRLAGPTGIYAGTLEVFRNMIAQHALGLGRPAYAPPAKR, from the coding sequence GTGGACTTCTCCCGCGTCGAATTGTCTGCCGACGACCAGGCCTTCCAGGACGAGCTCCGGGCGCTGCTGAAGACTCTCGTGACCGATGACGTGATCCGGCGGGACCGCGAGACAGGGGAGAACTTCGACGAAGGCGTTCATCTCGCGCTCGGTGAGGCTGGCTACCTGGCCGCCGAGTTCAACGATGAAGCCGACGGTGGCTTCAGCCGACTGCGACGCCGGCTTTGGAACCTCGAGATCGGCCGCGCACACACGCCGTGGTTCCACTGGGGCACGACGGCGATGGTCGCGCGTGCGGTGCGGGAGTTCGGCTCCGACGAGCTCAAGGCGGAAGTGCTGGAGCGTGCCCTGTCGGGCCGGATCCGCCTGTGCCTGGGCTACACCGAACCCGAAGGCGGTTCCGACGTCGCCACCTGCAAGACGCGCGCAGTTCGCGACAATGACGGCTGGATCATCAACGGTTCGAAGATGTTCACCTCCAATGCGCAGAACGCCGCATACGTCTTCCTGATCACGAACACCAATCCGTCTGCGCCGAAACATCAGAGCCTCACCATGTTCCTGGTCCCATTGGACTCCCCGGGTGTAGAGATCCAGCCGCTGCGCACCGTGGATGGCGACCGCACGAACATCACGTACTACAGCGATGTGCGCGTCGACGACCGGTACCGCGTCGGTGAGGTCAACGGCGGCTGGACCGTGCTGCGGGATGCGCTCAACGACGAGCACGGCACCGTCGAACGCCGAGCAGACGGTCTGCAGAAGATCGCGGCCATGGCCGAGCACCTGGTCTTGCTCGCCGAGGCCATTGACAAGGTCGCGCCGTTGGTCGGTGATGACGATGCGGTGAAGTACCGGCTGGGACGCGGCATCGCGCGCATGGAGGCGGCGATGAGCACACCCGACATGTTCGGCCGGGTCGCCAACGCGCAAACCATGCGTGACGTGTCGCTGGACCTGATGGACATCCAGGGCACGGTGTCGACGCTGCCTGTCGACGCGCACGGCGCTCAGGCCGCCGGGGGAGCCGAGTACGTCTTCCGACTGGCGGGGCCGACCGGTATCTACGCCGGAACGCTCGAGGTGTTCCGCAACATGATCGCCCAACATGCGCTGGGCCTAGGTCGTCCCGCGTACGCGCCGCCGGCGAAGCGCTAG
- a CDS encoding LLM class F420-dependent oxidoreductase has protein sequence MRFTFTHPMHSHPYNPELVTGSGIATVAAAAEAAGFHGFGFTDHPAPSHRWLESGGHDAVDPFVAMGYAAARTTTLRLIPNIVVLPYRNPFVVAKAGATLDLLSDGRFTLGVGVGYLKREFTALGVDFDERAALFEEALEVIRGIWTTDDFSYEGRHFSAKGITAHPRPVSTPHPPIWIGGNTAAARKRVVLHGDGWCPFPAPAMLAQTARTAVMDAEVLAEGVEDLRRRFDAAGRDFTGIDITFTNADGGSPGGDDFNADAYLTGLEKLAAVGVTWVQVGLPGDNLAHVLDTIERFGSSVIKAAG, from the coding sequence ATGCGGTTCACGTTCACCCACCCGATGCACAGCCATCCGTACAACCCGGAGCTGGTGACCGGGTCGGGCATCGCCACCGTCGCGGCGGCGGCCGAGGCGGCCGGGTTCCACGGTTTCGGGTTCACCGATCACCCGGCGCCGTCGCACCGATGGCTGGAGTCCGGCGGGCACGATGCGGTGGACCCGTTCGTGGCGATGGGCTATGCCGCGGCGCGGACGACGACGCTGCGGCTGATCCCGAACATCGTCGTGCTGCCGTACCGAAATCCGTTCGTGGTGGCCAAGGCAGGCGCCACGCTCGATCTGCTGTCCGACGGCCGGTTCACCCTTGGAGTCGGTGTCGGCTACCTCAAGCGGGAGTTCACCGCGCTGGGCGTTGACTTCGACGAACGCGCGGCCTTGTTCGAAGAGGCTCTCGAGGTGATCCGAGGCATCTGGACCACCGACGACTTCTCTTATGAGGGGCGACATTTCAGTGCCAAGGGCATCACCGCGCACCCGAGGCCGGTGAGCACCCCGCACCCGCCCATCTGGATCGGTGGCAACACCGCTGCCGCGCGCAAGCGCGTCGTCCTGCACGGTGACGGCTGGTGCCCGTTCCCGGCGCCTGCGATGCTCGCACAGACCGCGCGCACCGCCGTGATGGATGCCGAAGTTCTGGCCGAGGGTGTCGAGGATCTGCGCCGCCGGTTCGACGCCGCGGGCCGGGACTTCACCGGCATCGACATCACCTTCACCAACGCCGACGGCGGCAGCCCCGGCGGCGACGACTTCAACGCCGACGCGTATCTCACCGGTCTGGAAAAGCTCGCGGCGGTGGGTGTCACGTGGGTGCAGGTCGGCCTGCCGGGCGACAACCTGGCGCACGTGTTGGACACCATCGAACGTTTCGGCAGCTCGGTCATCAAGGCCGCGGGTTGA